TGTCGGTGGCGTCCTCCGCTGCCTTACTGACGCCGGTGGCGACTCCGGCCAACATGATGATCATGCAACCGGCAGGCTATCGGTTCGGCGACTACTGGAAGTTCGGGCTGGCGATCATGGCCCTCTATGCAGCTGTGGCCATCCTGCTGGTGCCCGTGATCTGGCCGCTTCAGAACTAGCACCAATAAACCCATGCAACCAACAGAGCACACCAGGAGCAAGACATGGCCAGTGAGCGCACCACCAAAGAAACCCCACCACCCGTCAAGGCGGCTTCCTGGCTGCCCCTGATCGTGGTGGTCCTCACCCAGATCCAGGCATCGTTCGCCGTCAACGCCTTGACGGTTTCAATGCAAGGCATCACTACCGACCTGGACACTGCGGCTACATCCGTGGGCACTGCCATCACTGCCGGAACGTTTTCAATGGCGGCCTTCATCCTGTTGGGAGCTAAGCTGGGCGCGCGGTTCGGAACGCGCAAGGTGTTCCAGATCGCCGTGGCCATCCATGCGGCCGCCATGGCGGGTGTGGCACTGAGTCTCAGTCCCGCAATGCTGTTCATTGCCCAAGCTTCTTCAGGCGCGGTGATTGCACTGATCGCACCGGCCCTCACGGTCTTCATCGCCACCAATTACAAGGACCAACAACAAGCCAAAGCCATCGGGCTCCTGGCCGCGGCCATCCCGGCAGCGGGTGTTTTGGCGCTGCTCATTGCCGGCTGGTTCGCAACCACCATCGGCTGGCGTTACTCGTTCGGACTCATGGTGGTCCTTGGTGCCATCAACCTGCTGCTGAGTTTCAGGCTCAAGACTGTCCCGGCGCAACCGAACCTGAAGATCGACTGGACGGGGTCGATCATCGCCGCGGTGGCCGTCATCCTGCTGAGCTTCGGTTTCAGCGGCCTGTCCTCCTGGGGTACGTGGTTCGCCACCAGCCAGGCACCCTTCGAGATCCTCGGCCTCTCACCCGCGCCACTCCTGATCATCCTGGGGCTCATCATGGGCCAGGTGTTCTTCACGTGGATCAGGAAGCGCCAGGATGCCAAGCTTCCGCGGATCTTCGACCTCAGGGTGCTCGCTTCCAGTTCCGAGCTCGCAGTCACGGCGTGCATGGCCATCATGCTGTTTGTTGGTACGGCCGCAAACTTCCTGATCCCCCTGTATATACAGATCGTTCAGGGCCGTTCCAGCATAGAGACCTCGTTTTCGATCATCCCTTACACCTTGTCGATCTTCCTCGCGAGCACCTTTGTGGCTTTCCTGTACGACAAATTCCCGCCACGTGTCATCGCCCAGGGCGGCTTCGTGGTGGTGGCCGGCGCACTCATCCTGCTCGCCTTCACCATCCGCAATGACTGGGGTCAGATCTTCGTGGTGCTGGGGCTGATTCTGCTGGGACTTGGCCAAGGCGCAATCGTCGCCTTGGTGTTCAACACGCTGCTCAGCGCGGTTCCCCGCGAGTTGGCCGGCGACGTCGGAGCTTGGCGCGGGCTGGTCCATAACCTCTCCGGCAGTGTGGGCATCGCGGTGGCGAGCGCGTTCGCCGTCGGAATGTTGTCCAGCCTGATAGCCAGCGGCGCCGCCGCGCATCCGGAGGTATCCCAGGAGTTGATCTACAAGGTGAACATCAACGAGGCCGATTTCATGACCAATGCCCAAGTTGAAGGCGTCATCGGCGACCGGGTCAGCAGTCCCGCCGAGTTGGAGGCCGCGATCGAGGTCAATGAGGAAGCTCGCCTTCGGGCCCTGCAGATCTCCCTCCTCGGGTTGTCCGGGCTTGCCTTGCTGGCGATTGTCCCGGCAGGCCGCATGCCCGGACGTATGAAGGGTGACCTCCCTGAGCAACTCGAACCGGACGATCCGGATGCCATCCCGGAACCCGGCCTCCCGGCGGACCAAGCGGTTACGGCGCATCCCACCGCCACAGCGGCGCAAGCGACCACGGCGGCTCAAACCACTACAGCGGCTCAAACCATTACAGAACAGGCGAAACGGTGAATCACGAACCCTACAAACTCATCCCTGAAGGTTTCACGGCTGTCCCGTCCCTTGAGGCCGACGAACCGGAGCTGCACTTCGTGGACGGCTTTGGCCAGCTGGATGCCCTTGGCGTGGTTGTCCCCTCCGAGGGTGAGGTTCCGGCGTCCGTCGGACTGCACCGGGAAACCTTGGAAAGTGCGGGCTTCGACGGCAAACCCGGAACCACGCTGCAGTTGGCAAACGCCTCGGGCACGCTGGTGGTTGCGGTCGGCGGCGGCAAACCGGGCTCATTGGACGCTGACGGCTGGCGGAAGGCCGCAGCGGCCTTGGTTCGCGCCACGCAGCGCCACGCGCGGATTGGATTTGAGCTTTCCGATACTGCGGGAATCGATGCCGAGCACCTGGGGCAGGTTTTGGCCGAGGGCGTGCTGCTGGCCCGCTACCGCTACGACACGCTAAAGAGCAAGGCCAAGCCAACGGCTCTGAGCGAGGTGCAGTTCCTCGCCCCGGGCGTAGACACTGCGGCTGCGGAACGGGGGCTGACCACGGGTCGGGTGAAGGTCCGCGCCACCAACATAGCCCGCGATTTGTGCAATGCACCGCCGAGCCACCTCACGGCTGCGGGTTTGGGCGAGGTGTCGCAGGAGCTAGCCAATCGGTTCGGTTTCACGGTGGAGGAGTTCAACAAGCAACAACTCATCGACCTCAGGTGCGGCGGCCTCCTCGGCGTCAATGCCGGCAGTGCCCAAGAGCCCCGCATGATCAAGCTCAGCTACCGACCGGAGGGACCGCCAACAGGACACCTCGGATTGGTGGGCAAGGGCATCATGTACGACTCCGGCGGCGTCAGCCTGAAACCGAGCGACCCCATGCACCTGCTCATGAAAATGGACATGGGCGGGGCGGCAGCGGTCTTGGCCGTTTTCACCGCTCTCCGTGACCTCGGCTGCAAGGCCGCCGTTACCGGGTTTCTGATGTGCACGGACAATATGCCCTCCGGTTCGGCGTACAAGTTAGGAGATGTCCTCACCACCCGCAGCGGCCTCACCATCGAGGTGAAGAATACCGACGCCGAAGGTCGCCTGGTGATGTGCGATGCCATGACGCTGGCGGTGGAGGACCACGTGGACGGCATTGTGGATATAGCCACCCTCACCGGCGCGGCGCTGATGTCCTTGGGGCAGCTCACCGCTCCGGTGTTCGGGAATGATCAACGCCTGGTGGACCTGGTGCTTGAGTCCGGGAGCCGTGCTGACGAGCAGGTGTGGCAGCTTCCCCTGGAGCGGGCCTACCGTCCCCAGCTGGATTCCGACGTTGCTGATATCTCCAATCTGGGCGGACCCTACGCGGGGTCCACCACAGCTGCGCTGTTCTTGGCCGAGTTCGTTGGGGAGACCCCTTGGGCGCACATCGACATTGCCGGCACCATGCAGTCGGACAAGGACGACTTGTGGAGAAGCAAAGGTGCCACTGGCTTCGGCGCCCGCCTCTTGATCGACCTGGCCCTCGGCTACCCGGCGGGGTGAGGTGCGGAGGACAGCAAAGAGGCCCCCCACTGCAGAACGTGCAGCGGCGGGGCCTCTTGGGCTTGGGCAGTTACGCCTTCTTGCGCGTGAACAGTCCCCAGATGATGAGGACCAGCAGTGCGCCACCGATTGCCAGCAGCCACGTGGAAAGCGACCAGAACTCGTTGATGCCCACCTTGAAGAGTGCGCTGCCGATCCAACCACCCAGCACGGCGCCAACGACGCCAAGGAGGATGGTGGTGATCCAGCCGCCGCCCTGCTTACCGGGCATGATGGCCTTTGCGATGGCGCCGGCAATCAAACCCAAGACGATCCAACCAATGATTCCCATTTTTCATTCTCTCTTTCCTGAAGGAGGCCCCAGTTCGGCACGGGGACGTGTGCCGCTATCTGCCTGATTGTTTGGCTACCAGCTGAGGCGTCGGAGCATGCCGACGGTTTGGCTGGCAGACGGCCTGCCGGCAGGGCGGGGATCAGTCATGGCGTGAAGCACCATGGACCAGCGCCGCCGCACCGTGCCGGGAATTCGGGGTTCCCCAAGAGTCCTTGCCACCATGGACTCCAAGGGTGTGCCTGGGAACGCTTTGGTCCCGGTCAGGCATTCGAGCGCAACCAAACCCAGTGAGTAGATGTCGCTGGCGGTGGTGGATGCTTCGCCGCACACCTCCTCGGGGCTGAGGTAGTGAGGTGTGCCCGAAGAAGAGTTGGGCGCCGCGTGGCGTCCGTTGAGCGCGATTCCGAAGTCAGTCAGTTTCGCGATTCCCGGCCCTTGCGGGTCGGAAGCGAAGTCCACCAGGATATTGCCGGGTTTGATGTCATTGTGGACGATTCCCCTGCGATGAACGTGGGCCAAGGCACGGGCAATGTCCGTCATCCAGGCAGCCGTTTGTTCAGGGGAAGCCGGGTTATGGTGCATGATCCCGCGCAAATCCTTGCCGCCCACCAGCTCCAGCACCACGTAACTGCGGCTTTCCTGATGGTGGATTCCTGCGTCGCGGGAGTCTCCCGAGTCCAGGACCCTGACAATGTTTTTGTGCCGCAGGCGTCCGTGGATTTCCAGCTCTCGCCGGAAAGGGGCGTTATCCGCTGAATCCGTGGACCTGAAAATCTTGACCGCAACCGCTTTGCCGGTAGCCAGGTCCCAGGCCTCATTGACGTAAGCCTCCGAGCCTCCGCCCAGTTGGGTGCCGAGCCGGTAGCGGCCTCCAAGGACCACGTCCGGTTGGCTGTCACTTGAGGCTACGGCGATTGCGGCGGGAGTCCCGGCGACGATGCTCGTGGACGTTGCTGTTGCGACTGCCGTGGTTGATGTTTCCCTCTTAGCGGCGCGTTCGGTACAGACGGCCCCGCGATCAGCGCGGACGGCCGCCCGTTCAAGGAGCGTCACTTGAGGAGGAGGTCGACTTCGGTGACCGGGACTCCGGTCACCTCGGCCAGAGCGCGAGGGTCGACACCGGCGTCGACCGCTTTTTTGAACGCCAGCTCCAGCGTGTTCTGCGCAATTGCCAGTTCATGCTGCAGGCTCTGGCGGCGGAGAGCCGCGATCCAGACGCCACTCACGGGGTCCAAAGCGTCGATGTCCATGCGGAAGCCGCACCCGCAGGCCCATTCTGGCCAGATCGGCTCCACTGCGACCCACTGCATGGAGTCGTAGGATGGTCCGGCGGAGATTGCCATATGCGAACCGCAGTGCACGGGTCCACTGGGAATTGTCTGTTCCGTGACGGTATCCACGGTGTTTTCAGCCACTGGTTTAGAACTTGGTTCACGCAGCGCGACTGTCATCGTTCTCTCCCACACATTCCCTAGTAAGTAGCTTGGCTATCTAGTTATATGTGTACTTACTACTTAATGTCCAGTCCGGATTATTTGGCCACGCTGTCTATGGCTCCGCGCATTCGCCGCAGGAAGTCCACCACTACTGCCGATTCCTCGGGATCCAGGGTCTCGGCGACCTCCATCATCCGGGCATGCATGTCACCCAGGGTGCTACGAACTTCCTGATCGGACCCGGGTGTGGGCTTGAGAATAAGGGCGCGCCGATCAGTTGGATGCGGCTCACGGGTGACGTAGCCGGAACGGACCAAGCGGTCCACCAGGGACGTCATGGAGGCAGACGTCATCCCCAAACGCACCGTCAGCTCCTTGGGGCCCACGTCCCTTCCAGCGCGCTCGGCCTCCAGCAGATACCTCAATGCCATGAGGTCCGTCTCACCCATGCCCATGGCCGCCTGGGTTCGACGACGCATGTCAGCCTCGGCCGTGCGATAGTCCCTCAGTGCATTCAACACGTCAACAGCACCCATCCGCTTGCGGCTTTCCAGCCCGTACCAATAGCCCTGACGTTCACTTTTGTCGCTCATCACCGGTCCTTTGGTAGACATGTATCTAGATTGTCTAAGCAATTGATACTAAGTGATTTGCCCGGGCGGCGCTGACCGCATCCTTTTTTCCTGAGGCTAAGCGCCCGAATTTGCCGCCCGTAAACGCCGCCAAACAGCCGGTGCCACTACCACGGCAACACCGACGGCGGCGCCAATGACGGTCTCGATGATGCGGTCCCGCAGCAGCAAAGCAGGATCCACCGGCGCGGCCAGCAGAGTAGCAATCAACGCCAACGGCGTCACGAAGACCTGGGCCACCAGATACTGGCGTGCAATGAACATCTCCGCCCCGAACTGGCACGCTGCAATGACCAAAACCATGGCCCACGGCGCGGGATTCAGCCAGAGAATGCCAGCGAGCAAGACCAGCCCAATCACCGTTCCTGCGATCCTTTGAATGCCACGGCTCACCCTGTGCCGTGTGGAGTGACCCACCAACGGAACAACAGCTGCCACCATGGCCCAGTACGTATGCCCGAACCCCAGCCGTTCCCCCACCAACGTAGCGATGGTTCCCGCCAGCCCTGCGGCCACCAAGTAGCCGGCACCCTCAAGCCAGATGGCACGCTTTTCGGCCGCAGTGTGACGAATGGGCGGGGGCCGCTTCCACGGAGTCCGGTGGCTCTTGAGGATCCGCGATGACATACCGATCAGCAGGCACAACACGGTAGTGGCCACCGCCACCAGCATGGCTTCCCAGAGGGGAGGCTGAGCCGTGATCGAGGCAATGGCAGCGAAGGCGAAGATGTGAAACAAGGAGCCACCGGGCCGGAGCCGCCACGCTGCAACCACCACGGAGCAGGCGCCGGCAACCAGTGTGGTCGCTGCCGTGAGTAGCCAGGAGTATGCTGCACCATCCATGCCCCCTGCTTGCGCCAGGCGGGCAACCATCGTGGCCAGAAGAATAATGAGAAGCATGAAGCCGCCGGCGCGCAACTGGCTGCGGAAGCGCACGCTGTGGGGTTCGTTCCTGCCATAAATACCGGTGAACGCCCCGAACGAAGCAAACACGGCCAGATCCAGCCGTCCCAGCAGTGTCAACGTAATCAACGGAACAAATACACCTACAGCGCAGCGGAGTGCGGGATGGTGGTCCTTGTTTCCAGGACCCATCGTGAACATTTCCGCTACAGCCTTCAAGGGGCGGCTCGCCTTTCGTCGCAGGATCAAACGTACGACGACGGCGCTGGCGTCCGCTTCAAGGTTACGCCCGGCATTTAGGGCTACCCGGGTATTGGGCGCAGATAGTGCCCCTCATCACGTGTACGAGGGGCACTATCTTTGAAACATGGCCGGGACCCTGGGACTAGAAGTTTGACGCTGCTCCAGCCATCGGGGTTGTCGCCAGTAGGTTGCCGGCCAGGTCCGTGATTCCAGATGCGGGCGTGTACGTCGCCGCTAGCGCGCTTCGATTTGCGTTGCTTGGGGTGCCCGAAACAGTTGCACCCAAGGTGATGGTGAGTGTTTTTGCCGTGGCATCCCAAACCAGGGTTGACCCGGAGTACGTCAGGACTCCTGGTGACGGCCCGTAGATGGCTCCCAGATCCACGCTGCCCACCGTAAGTGTCGGCGAGCTGCCGGCGCTGACCGTGAGCACGTTGCCTGAGTTGATACTGACCGTCACATTTTGGGTAGGTGATCCACCCGGCGAATCAGTCCATGCGGTGTTGACTGTACTGACTTTAAGAACCTCGGAGTACGTCAGCGTCACGGTATCGCCCGGGTCGATCTTCCCATCCTTGCTCCCACCGTTGTTCAGTCTGACGCCCGTAACCTTGGGCGCTGTTGCGTCCTTGGATGAGGTCGCAGACCCTGCGAGGCTGACGTTTCCTGCTGCGTCCGTTGCCCTCGCAGAATAGGTGATGGTTCCGTCACCGAAGCCACGGAGATCAACCACTGCAGCCGTCCACTTGCCAGAGCTGTCGGTGCCTATTTGTTGGATTTTGGGCTGCGCTCCTGCGCCGGAGATGGTCAGGGTGATCGTCGAGTTCGGTTCGGCTGCGCCCTTGACCAGAACTTCCGCAGCAGTTGTCCCGTTAAGGGCGGCGGGTGCGTTCACACTTGGCGCGTCCGGCGCAGTGGTGTCCGTAACCGGAGTGGTTGCGTTGCTTCGCAGGCTTTCGGCTCCTTGCCAGAGGGACAGCAGGGGAGTCACCGCGTAGTACCAGGTCCCGGCCGGGACGCCGGCTTCAACGCAGCTCAGTGCTGCAACGGTTGCGCTGCAGCTGCCCGTCGCCGGAACCTTTGTACCTCCCGTTGCGGAACCGTAGCGCGCGATGCTGTAGCCGGTTACGGACCGTCCTGCCGCCGTCGTACTAGCGGTCCAGGCGACCGTCACGCTGGTGCCGGAAACGGTAGTAGTTGGCCTCGCGCCCTGGCTAAGGGCATCAGCTTTTGCCACTCCGGAGCCGGCACTGACCGAACCCCAGAAAGCAACGGCAGCGGGCCCTCCCCAGGAGACGAAGAGGATTCCCACCACGATTAAGGCAATGCGATGCCACCGGCCAAAGGTGCCGATGTTGGTGGCCTGACCAAGCCGGCTCACTTCCGCACCTCCATGGTGACGGGAACAGTGAACTGGGCGCCCTGGCAAGCAGACGGCGAAGCAGCGCTCATGCTTGCCGCCCCTTGAAGCGTGAGCGGGATGGAGCTGTTTGCCTGGATAGTTATCGGCGGTGACAAAGGAATGGGTGGCGGCGTGAAGGTGACGCCTGTGGTGGCACAACCGGGGTGGGCTGCGTCGGCGGTGACGGCACCATTGCCCGCGATGCCATAAATGGTGACCGCGTGGGAATTGGGGTTTGTGGCTCGCAAGATGACGTCGGCGGTCCCACCGGGTGCAAGGCTGGTTTGCAGGGTATCGCCCGGGATGAGGGCGTCCACCGTGACGGTCTGCATGGTGCCATTCGTTGCTGATCCACTGCCAGTTCCGCTGGTAGCCCAGTAGGCGTACGCGGTCCCTGCGCCGCCCAGGATGCAGAGGGCCACGGTGGCAGCGGCTGTTCGTGCCAGGCGTCCTGTGTTTGGAGTGCGCGGAGTTCGGGCTGTCGCAGTCATGTCAGTTCGCCTGTCCCGTGCCGGAGTACGTGAGCTTGAGGGTCGCGCCTTTGCAACCATCCTGAAGCTGGGCGGTGTCCAGCATTTTGAGCTGCGGCCACTTCCCTGGCGGCACGTTCAAGCGTGAAAGTGAACTGGTGCCCGGCTCAACGGTGAGTGGGTATGACCCTGTGTATTGGGCGATGTGGTAATCCGCGGCCGTGCACGGCAGGTTAGCGGCCACAGCGGCGGGCGTCCTGACCACTTGGCTGATCTGCACGCTCAAGTTCGTCACCGCGATGCTCTTGTTGTTGGTGTTGTTGATCTGCAGGTCCACTCCGCGGGAAACCCCCGGGGCCAAGAGCCCGACGACGGAACCGGAAACGCCGAAGTTCCGTTTGACCTCCAAAACCTGCAGCTGTCCCGGTGCCGTGTTGGACATGGTTGTCCCGCTGCCGGCCTTGACGGTGAAGTCGGTCTTCGTGGCCGGCGTCGTGGTTGCCGTGGCAACGGTCAGCGTCACCTGTGCGGTGCTACCGGACGTGAGGTTGACCAACGACGGCGACTGGCTGGCAGTCGCTCCTGCCGGCAGTCCCGCGACCGCGAAGGTCACCGGGCCGGCGAAGCCCCCGGTGGATGTCGCAGCCACCGTGAACGTGACGGACTGCCCCTGGTCCACGGTGCGGCTGGAGGGTGACAGCGTCACGGTAATTCCCTTGCTGTCCTTCGCCTGGTTCCCTTGCGAGGTCCCCTGCCCGCTGCTTGCCGCGAGGGCCGCCACCGGGACGAAAGCAACTACGAGCGCAAGTATCAGCGCGCGGAGTGGCACTCGTGTACGGTGGAACGGCGTTGTTCGCGTTGGCCGGTGGTCCATGGAAGCTCTTTTCGGACGTGTTCGGTGCTGCGGGAAGAAATGCGTAGGCCGGGGACCACTGGCAAAGTGGTCCCCGGCGGTCCTGAGCTACAGGCTGGTGACGGTGATTTTGACGACTGCACCCTTGCAGGCGTCCTGGTTCACCGTGGCGCTGTCGTTGAACGTCAGCACGCCGTCGCCCACGGACGTTCCTGTGGTGTTGGCCGCGACCGGGCTGTTGCTGGTGACGGCCGTGACCTGGAACCACTCCGGAAGACAGCCAGCCACGTTTGTGGTCACGCTGGCGGTGAGGGCGCCCACCACGGTGCTGGAAGTGGTCGAATTGTCGGCCGTGTAGGCAACATCAACCTGGTTGCCCGGCGCGAGTCCTCCTGCGAAGTTAGCGTGAAGGGTGACCGTTCCGCCGCCGGCCGAGTTGGTTGCCGTGCCGTTGCCTGAACCGGTGGTGGTCCAGTAGGCGTAGGCGGCTCCGCCACCCACTGCTACCAATGCCACACCTGCGACGGCTGCGGTGACCCGGCTCTTCTTGGAAAGCTTGCGCATGATAAGACTCCTTGGTTGATCTACGTCCCGGGGAGCCGCGTCGCAACCCCCAAGCATCCGATCGTTGTTGTCGGATGAAGCGATGTCCCCAATGGTTCAGTCAGCGCAAGTGCCGTGGCTAGGTTTCCGGGTACCTCTCTTTTCATTCGAACAGGGAGTCGAAAGATACCCACCTGTGCGATGCCGGTACTTAGTTTTTCCGCCTCACTACTTGGCCCCCCGCAGGTATACCCAGCTTCGGCGGTGCGTCGAGTACTCACCTTCCCCGGGCTGTGTCCAAAATATGGACACAGCCGTCGCCGCCGCCAACGCCCGAACCGTGGCGCGAGTGCGCGAATATTGTGCTCGTCTTGAGCAAAAACTGCGCTGGTGTTCGATTGTGTCGGCTCCTTGACGGACAGTTTTACTAGTGTCTAGGACTCACGCCCGACGGCGGCCGGTCGCCCCGGAGAGGCAACCGACCGCCGTCGTACTACTGCTGTTGTGATGGCCCGCAACTTGGTGGCCAGCGAAATGGGCTTGGTCTGCTTGTGCGGGTGTTTAGCCGTGTGCGGCGAGGATGGTGGAGGCTTCCTGGCGGGTGGTGCCGGAGTCCTGGATGCCCTCGGCGATGTGGGCGAGCTCGTCGGGGATGTCCCGGCCCTTCTTCCGCATCGCGGTTGCCCAGAGGCGCCCGGCACGGTACGAGGACCGCACCAACGGCCCGGACATGACGCCGAGGAACCCGATTTCTTCGGCCTCGTGCTGGAGGTCCACGAACTCCTGCGGCTTGACCCACCGGTCCACCGGCAAGTGACGCTCGGACGGGCGCAGGTACTGGGTGATCGTGATCAGGTCACAGCCGGCCGCGTGCAAGTCCCTCAGGGCTTCGGAGATTTCCTCGCGGGTCTCACCCATGCCCAGGATCAGGTTGGACTTGGTCACCATGCCCAAATCCCGGCCCTGCGTGATCACATCCAGGGACCTCTCGTACCGGAACGCCGGACGGATGCGCTTGAAAATCCTCGGCACGGTCTCCACGTTATGGGCGAACACCTCGGGCTTGGAATCACAGATCGCCGCGATGTGCTCGGGCTTGCCGGAGAAATCAGGGATCAGCAACTCCACCCCCGTACCCGGGTTCAGCTCATGGATCTTCCGGACCGTCTCGGCGTACAACCACACACCTTCATCGGCCAGGTCATCACGGGCTACCCCGGTCACCGTGGCGTAGCGCAACTGCATCGCTTGGACACTGCGGGCCACCTTGGTGGGTTCGAACATGTCCACCGGTGAGGGTTTGCCGGTATCGATCTGGCAGAAATCACAGCGCCGGGTGCACTCGGACCCGCCGATCAGGAACGTCGCTTCCTTGTCTTCCCAGCACTCAAAAATGTTCGGGCACCCGGCCTCTTCACACACCGTGTGCAGGCCTTCCTTCTTCACCAGGTTCTTGAGCTGGACAAACTCCGGACCCATCTGGACCTTGGCCTTGATCCACTCAGGCTTACGTTCAACCGGGACCGCCGAGTTACGCTGCTCAACGCGCAGCAACTTACGGCCTTCAGGTGCGAGTGTCATGACGTTCCTTTGTGTTGATTTCCAAGTTGTGAGGCCTGCTCTGCACGTTCAGCGTGCGTTTTAGGGCGCAGAGCGGGCCTCGCAAT
The sequence above is a segment of the Arthrobacter sp. StoSoilB22 genome. Coding sequences within it:
- a CDS encoding Ig-like domain-containing protein, which encodes MSRLGQATNIGTFGRWHRIALIVVGILFVSWGGPAAVAFWGSVSAGSGVAKADALSQGARPTTTVSGTSVTVAWTASTTAAGRSVTGYSIARYGSATGGTKVPATGSCSATVAALSCVEAGVPAGTWYYAVTPLLSLWQGAESLRSNATTPVTDTTAPDAPSVNAPAALNGTTAAEVLVKGAAEPNSTITLTISGAGAQPKIQQIGTDSSGKWTAAVVDLRGFGDGTITYSARATDAAGNVSLAGSATSSKDATAPKVTGVRLNNGGSKDGKIDPGDTVTLTYSEVLKVSTVNTAWTDSPGGSPTQNVTVSINSGNVLTVSAGSSPTLTVGSVDLGAIYGPSPGVLTYSGSTLVWDATAKTLTITLGATVSGTPSNANRSALAATYTPASGITDLAGNLLATTPMAGAASNF
- a CDS encoding FUSC family protein, encoding MKAVAEMFTMGPGNKDHHPALRCAVGVFVPLITLTLLGRLDLAVFASFGAFTGIYGRNEPHSVRFRSQLRAGGFMLLIILLATMVARLAQAGGMDGAAYSWLLTAATTLVAGACSVVVAAWRLRPGGSLFHIFAFAAIASITAQPPLWEAMLVAVATTVLCLLIGMSSRILKSHRTPWKRPPPIRHTAAEKRAIWLEGAGYLVAAGLAGTIATLVGERLGFGHTYWAMVAAVVPLVGHSTRHRVSRGIQRIAGTVIGLVLLAGILWLNPAPWAMVLVIAACQFGAEMFIARQYLVAQVFVTPLALIATLLAAPVDPALLLRDRIIETVIGAAVGVAVVVAPAVWRRLRAANSGA
- a CDS encoding MarR family transcriptional regulator; this encodes MSDKSERQGYWYGLESRKRMGAVDVLNALRDYRTAEADMRRRTQAAMGMGETDLMALRYLLEAERAGRDVGPKELTVRLGMTSASMTSLVDRLVRSGYVTREPHPTDRRALILKPTPGSDQEVRSTLGDMHARMMEVAETLDPEESAVVVDFLRRMRGAIDSVAK
- a CDS encoding MFS transporter, producing the protein MASERTTKETPPPVKAASWLPLIVVVLTQIQASFAVNALTVSMQGITTDLDTAATSVGTAITAGTFSMAAFILLGAKLGARFGTRKVFQIAVAIHAAAMAGVALSLSPAMLFIAQASSGAVIALIAPALTVFIATNYKDQQQAKAIGLLAAAIPAAGVLALLIAGWFATTIGWRYSFGLMVVLGAINLLLSFRLKTVPAQPNLKIDWTGSIIAAVAVILLSFGFSGLSSWGTWFATSQAPFEILGLSPAPLLIILGLIMGQVFFTWIRKRQDAKLPRIFDLRVLASSSELAVTACMAIMLFVGTAANFLIPLYIQIVQGRSSIETSFSIIPYTLSIFLASTFVAFLYDKFPPRVIAQGGFVVVAGALILLAFTIRNDWGQIFVVLGLILLGLGQGAIVALVFNTLLSAVPRELAGDVGAWRGLVHNLSGSVGIAVASAFAVGMLSSLIASGAAAHPEVSQELIYKVNINEADFMTNAQVEGVIGDRVSSPAELEAAIEVNEEARLRALQISLLGLSGLALLAIVPAGRMPGRMKGDLPEQLEPDDPDAIPEPGLPADQAVTAHPTATAAQATTAAQTTTAAQTITEQAKR
- a CDS encoding serine/threonine-protein kinase; amino-acid sequence: MTLLERAAVRADRGAVCTERAAKRETSTTAVATATSTSIVAGTPAAIAVASSDSQPDVVLGGRYRLGTQLGGGSEAYVNEAWDLATGKAVAVKIFRSTDSADNAPFRRELEIHGRLRHKNIVRVLDSGDSRDAGIHHQESRSYVVLELVGGKDLRGIMHHNPASPEQTAAWMTDIARALAHVHRRGIVHNDIKPGNILVDFASDPQGPGIAKLTDFGIALNGRHAAPNSSSGTPHYLSPEEVCGEASTTASDIYSLGLVALECLTGTKAFPGTPLESMVARTLGEPRIPGTVRRRWSMVLHAMTDPRPAGRPSASQTVGMLRRLSW
- a CDS encoding GlsB/YeaQ/YmgE family stress response membrane protein; its protein translation is MGIIGWIVLGLIAGAIAKAIMPGKQGGGWITTILLGVVGAVLGGWIGSALFKVGINEFWSLSTWLLAIGGALLVLIIWGLFTRKKA
- a CDS encoding leucyl aminopeptidase — encoded protein: MNHEPYKLIPEGFTAVPSLEADEPELHFVDGFGQLDALGVVVPSEGEVPASVGLHRETLESAGFDGKPGTTLQLANASGTLVVAVGGGKPGSLDADGWRKAAAALVRATQRHARIGFELSDTAGIDAEHLGQVLAEGVLLARYRYDTLKSKAKPTALSEVQFLAPGVDTAAAERGLTTGRVKVRATNIARDLCNAPPSHLTAAGLGEVSQELANRFGFTVEEFNKQQLIDLRCGGLLGVNAGSAQEPRMIKLSYRPEGPPTGHLGLVGKGIMYDSGGVSLKPSDPMHLLMKMDMGGAAAVLAVFTALRDLGCKAAVTGFLMCTDNMPSGSAYKLGDVLTTRSGLTIEVKNTDAEGRLVMCDAMTLAVEDHVDGIVDIATLTGAALMSLGQLTAPVFGNDQRLVDLVLESGSRADEQVWQLPLERAYRPQLDSDVADISNLGGPYAGSTTAALFLAEFVGETPWAHIDIAGTMQSDKDDLWRSKGATGFGARLLIDLALGYPAG
- the lipA gene encoding lipoyl synthase, which codes for MTLAPEGRKLLRVEQRNSAVPVERKPEWIKAKVQMGPEFVQLKNLVKKEGLHTVCEEAGCPNIFECWEDKEATFLIGGSECTRRCDFCQIDTGKPSPVDMFEPTKVARSVQAMQLRYATVTGVARDDLADEGVWLYAETVRKIHELNPGTGVELLIPDFSGKPEHIAAICDSKPEVFAHNVETVPRIFKRIRPAFRYERSLDVITQGRDLGMVTKSNLILGMGETREEISEALRDLHAAGCDLITITQYLRPSERHLPVDRWVKPQEFVDLQHEAEEIGFLGVMSGPLVRSSYRAGRLWATAMRKKGRDIPDELAHIAEGIQDSGTTRQEASTILAAHG